A region of Nostoc edaphicum CCNP1411 DNA encodes the following proteins:
- a CDS encoding SDR family NAD(P)-dependent oxidoreductase translates to MKSLTGKVAIVTGASQGIGAAIARQLATDGAKVVVNYNRSQSAAEEVVSQIQNAGGEAIAVHSDVSEPFQIPPLFTKVIQKYGQLDILINNAGVIDNRPVEEINAEMIDRLFAINVRGMLLCSHEAVKYFGERGGKIINISSNVTKFSVPTTSVYSATKGAVNALTKVLAAELGPRGITVNAVAPGSTDTELLKVGVSEEVRQQLPQNTPLRRLGTPEDIAQVVAFFVSDNAHWVTGEVLYASGGQ, encoded by the coding sequence ATGAAATCTCTAACTGGAAAAGTTGCAATCGTAACTGGTGCTTCGCAAGGAATTGGCGCAGCGATCGCTCGACAACTAGCTACAGATGGTGCGAAGGTCGTCGTTAATTACAACCGCAGCCAAAGTGCTGCTGAAGAAGTCGTTAGCCAAATCCAAAACGCAGGTGGGGAGGCGATAGCTGTGCACAGCGATGTCAGTGAACCATTCCAAATACCGCCTTTATTCACCAAAGTGATTCAGAAATATGGACAACTTGATATTCTGATAAACAATGCTGGCGTTATCGATAACCGTCCAGTAGAGGAGATCAATGCTGAAATGATTGATCGGTTGTTTGCTATCAATGTGCGCGGTATGTTGCTTTGTTCGCACGAGGCGGTAAAATACTTTGGTGAGCGAGGAGGCAAAATCATTAACATATCGAGCAATGTCACGAAGTTTTCGGTTCCTACAACATCGGTGTACAGTGCTACGAAAGGGGCAGTGAATGCACTGACGAAAGTTTTGGCAGCAGAGCTAGGTCCGCGAGGTATCACAGTCAACGCCGTAGCACCTGGCTCGACAGACACTGAACTGCTAAAAGTTGGAGTATCAGAAGAGGTTCGCCAACAACTACCCCAGAACACCCCCCTCCGTCGGCTAGGTACTCCCGAAGATATTGCCCAAGTAGTTGCTTTTTTTGTTTCCGACAACGCCCACTGGGTCACGGGTGAAGTGCTGTACGCAAGCGGCGGTCAGTAG